Proteins encoded together in one Bacteroides zoogleoformans window:
- a CDS encoding DUF3332 domain-containing protein: MRKINFKMAATVMVCGAFLLSSCIGSFALHGKLVNWNQNISNKFVNELVFLAFNIVPVYGVCYVADALVINSIEFWSGSNPIASVGDVKKVKGENGNYLVQTLENGYSITKEGESTSMELIYNKELNTWNVVAEGVSTELLQMNNDGTAQITLPNGEEMTVTLDANGMAAARQATMVNTYYAAR, encoded by the coding sequence ATGAGAAAAATTAATTTCAAGATGGCTGCCACCGTAATGGTTTGTGGAGCTTTCCTTCTGAGTTCCTGCATCGGCTCTTTTGCTTTGCACGGTAAATTGGTGAATTGGAACCAAAACATCAGCAACAAGTTTGTGAACGAATTGGTTTTCCTTGCGTTCAACATTGTTCCGGTATATGGTGTATGTTATGTAGCCGATGCCTTGGTTATCAACTCCATTGAATTTTGGAGCGGCAGCAATCCCATAGCCAGTGTAGGCGATGTGAAAAAGGTGAAAGGTGAAAACGGCAATTATTTAGTTCAGACTCTTGAAAATGGTTACTCTATCACCAAAGAAGGTGAAAGCACTTCTATGGAGTTGATTTACAACAAAGAATTAAATACATGGAATGTTGTAGCCGAAGGTGTCAGCACCGAACTTTTGCAAATGAATAATGACGGTACCGCACAAATCACTCTTCCCAACGGAGAAGAAATGACGGTAACATTAGACGCCAATGGCATGGCGGCTGCTCGCCAGGCAACAATGGTTAATACCTATTATGCGGCAAGATAA